The DNA region GCCGTTCTCGGTGTACGAGGTCCATCTTGCGTCCTGGCGACCGGGGTTGACGTACCGTCAGCTGGCCGAGCAACTCCCGGTCTACGTGTCGGACCTGGGCTTCACGCATGTGGAGCTGATGCCCGTGGCGGAGCATCCCTTCGGCGGTTCGTGGGGCTACCAGGTCACCGGCTTCTACGCGCCCACGGCGAGGCTGGGTACGCCGGACGACTTCAAGTACCTCGTCGACGCGCTGCACCGGGCCGGGATCGGCGTGATCATGGACTGGGTGCCCGCCCACTTCCCGAAGGACGACTGGGCGCTGGCCGAGTTCGACGGCAGGCCGCTGTACGAGCACGAGGATCCGCTGCGGGCCGAGCACCCCGACTGGGGAACCCTGGAGTTCGACTACGGGCGCCGGGAGGTACGCAACTTCCTCGTCGCCAACGCGGTGTACTGGTGCGAGGAGTTCCACATCGACGGCCTCCGGGTCGACGCCGTCGCCTCCATGCTCTACCTCGACTACTCCCGCGAGGCCGGGCAGTGGACGCCGAACGTCCACGGCGGGCGGGAGAACCTCGACGCGGTGGCCTTCCTCCAGGAGATGAACGCGACCCTGTACCGGCGCGAGCCGGGAGTCGTCACGATCGCCGAGGAGTCGACGGCGTGGGACGGGGTCACGCGGGCCACCCACCACATCGGGCCGGGCGGCTTCGGGGGTCTCGGCTTCGGGCTGAAGTGGAACATGGGCTGGATGCACGACTCGCTCGGCTATGTCGCGCACGAACCGGTCCACCGCAAGTACCACCACCACGAGATGACGTTCTCGATGGTGTACGCGTACAGCGAGAACTACGTCCTGCCGATCTCGCACGACGAAGTCGTCCACGGGAAGCGGTCGTTGGTGTCCAAGATGCCCGGCGACTGGTGGCAGCAGCGGGCCACTCTGCGGGCGTATCTGGCCTTCATGTGGGCGCATCCCGGCAAGCAGCTCCTCTTCATGGGGCAGGAGTTCGCGCAGGGCGCGGAGTGGTCCGAAGCGCACGGGCCCGACTGGTGGCTGCTCGATCCGTCGTACGGGGCCGCCGCCGACCACCAGGGTGTGCGAGACCTCGTCCGGGACCTCAACACCGTGTACCGGCATGCTCCCGCGCTCTGGGAGCGGGACACCGATCCCTCCGGGTTCGCCTGGATCGCGGGGGACGCGGTCGAGGACAACGTCTTCGCGTTCCTGCGGTTCGACGCGGCCGGCTCGCCGTTGCTGGCCGTGTCCAACTTCTCGCCCGTGGTGCGGCACGAGTACCGGCTCGGGGTTCCTGATGACGTGCCCGCCTGGCACGAGGTCCTCAACACGGACGTCGGCCGCTACGGCGGCACCGACGTCACGAACCCCGACCCCGTCAAGCCGGACGCCCAGCCCTGGCACGGCCGCCCGGCCAGCATCCGCCTCACCTTGCCACCCCTGGCAACGGTGTGGCTCCGCCCGGCATAGCGGCATGGCTTTTCTCGCCCCCGCCGCCCCTACCCATTCCCGTCCCTTTTCTGGGGCTCCGCCCCAGGCCCCGTGGGGTGCGTTGTCGGGTGCGGGTCCGGCTGTGGCTTGTCGCGCAGTTCCCCGCGCCCCTTTTAGGGGCGCGGGGAACTGCGCACGGGGGTTCGGGGGCGGAGCCCCCGAGTAGTGACGGGAATGGGTAGGGGCGGCGGGGGCGAAACCAGGCTTAGCGGGCCAGCGCCTTCGCCAGGGGCAGCGGCAGCTCCCCCGTGTGGACGATCCCCAACGCCTGCGTGGCCCGCGTCAGGGCCACGTACAGATCACTCGTGCCGTAGCGGGCCGGCTCGACAACGAGCACCGCGTCGAATTCCAGCCCCTTCGACTGACGGGGGTCAAGGAGCACGACCGCACGGGTCAGA from Streptomyces sp. NBC_00258 includes:
- the glgB gene encoding 1,4-alpha-glucan branching enzyme, with translation MTPRPNPPAKKPKSAKAKASNGKAAAKAKAEPAVADPAEPVRDVEPPARDAEPVPDVEPVGATAPVRDVEPPVQDVRPLAVLDRGDRERLLGGAHHEPHSVLGAHPVPGGVVFRVLRPYALSVTVVTGELRAELQDDGEGFFSAVLPLREVPAYRLLVEYEGTVQDTEDAYRFLPTIGEFDLHLFGEGRHEQLWTALGAEPMVHQGVAGTRFTVWAPNARGVRVAGTFNFWDATAFPMRSLGSSGVWELFIPGIGEGELYKFEITRPDGSKTMRADPMARRTEIPPATSSIVHASRHEWQDGEWMARRASDPPAHEAPFSVYEVHLASWRPGLTYRQLAEQLPVYVSDLGFTHVELMPVAEHPFGGSWGYQVTGFYAPTARLGTPDDFKYLVDALHRAGIGVIMDWVPAHFPKDDWALAEFDGRPLYEHEDPLRAEHPDWGTLEFDYGRREVRNFLVANAVYWCEEFHIDGLRVDAVASMLYLDYSREAGQWTPNVHGGRENLDAVAFLQEMNATLYRREPGVVTIAEESTAWDGVTRATHHIGPGGFGGLGFGLKWNMGWMHDSLGYVAHEPVHRKYHHHEMTFSMVYAYSENYVLPISHDEVVHGKRSLVSKMPGDWWQQRATLRAYLAFMWAHPGKQLLFMGQEFAQGAEWSEAHGPDWWLLDPSYGAAADHQGVRDLVRDLNTVYRHAPALWERDTDPSGFAWIAGDAVEDNVFAFLRFDAAGSPLLAVSNFSPVVRHEYRLGVPDDVPAWHEVLNTDVGRYGGTDVTNPDPVKPDAQPWHGRPASIRLTLPPLATVWLRPA